One genomic segment of Gossypium arboreum isolate Shixiya-1 chromosome 3, ASM2569848v2, whole genome shotgun sequence includes these proteins:
- the LOC108475202 gene encoding cytochrome P450 CYP749A22-like: MALQMMMGKGALPGKGLGRQLQEEVQIPKLIEKKDRFGLGFTPDYKHKRQEIEKRQARRKARLNGREAEWELMTFPPISKSFKSGGLLIKESHQVNSVHNEGLEQGSLEGKNFLYWNGVRAELVISEPELAKEVLKNNEKAFPKRTATIYGRKLLGNGIVFIEGEKWAKHRKLANYAFHGESLKNMTPTIIASVETMMKKWKGQEGKGIEVFHEFRLLTSEVISRTAFGSNKIWKTADLLESEKLEKGIHDCVLEIVKKRENKFVSGEVDGFGNDFLGLLVNAYHDLNDKSMLSMEDLVDECKTFYFAGQETVNFLLAWTILLIAIHGDWQEKARGEVIDIFGNQNPYPEGIAKLKIMTMIINETLRLYSQPSGMMRKVEKEVRLGKLVLPANIDLQIASIAFHCSPQLWGDDVHLFKPERFAKGVAKATNYNAAAFFPFGLGPRSCVGMTFATTEAKIALSMILQRYSFTLSPTYVHSPISPLTL; encoded by the exons atggccctacaaatgatgatggggaaagGAGCATTGCCAGGAAAAGGGCTGGGAAGACAGTTGCAAGAAGAGGTTCAAATCCCAAAATTGATTGAGAAGAAGGACCGTTTTGGCTTGGGCTTCACTCCAGACTACAAGCACAAGAGGCAGGAAATAGAGAAgcgccaagcgagaagaaaggcTCGTTTGAATGGAAGAGAAGCGGAGTGGGAActgatgacattcccacctatatccaaatccttcaAATCAGGAGGATTGCTGATAAAGGAAAGTCATCAAGTTAATTCTGTACACAATGAAGGATTggagcaaggaagcctcgagg GGAagaattttctttattggaacgGTGTTCGAGCTGAACTGGTGATTTCAGAACCTGAACTAGCCAAAGAGGTtttgaaaaataatgaaaaagctTTTCCAAAAAGAACGGCTACAATTTATGGTAGGAAGCTCCTAGGGAATGGGATTGTGTTCATTGAGGGCGAAAAATGGGCAAAGCATCGAAAGTTGGCCAATTACGCTTTCCATGGAGAAAGCTTAAAG AACATGACTCCAACAATAATTGCTAGCGTTGAGACAATGATGAAAAAGTGGAAAGGTCAAGAAGGCAAAGGAATCGAAGTGTTCCATGAATTTAGATTGTTGACTTCAGAAGTGATATCAAGAACAGCTTTTGGCAGCAA CAAAATTTGGAAAACTGCTGATTTACTTGAGTCAGAGAAACTCGAAAAAGGAATACACGATTGTGTGCTGGAGATTGTTAAGAAAAGGGAAAACAAATTTGTGAGTGGAGAAGTTGATGGCTTTGGAAATGATTTTTTAGGATTGCTAGTGAATGCCTATCATGATTTGAATGACAAAAGCATGCTTTCAATGGAAGATTTGGTAGATGAATGCAAAACATTCTACTTTGCTGGACAGGAAACTGTCAATTTCTTACTTGCTTGGACTATCTTGCTTATAGCAATCCATGGAGATTGGCAAGAGAAAGCAAGAGGAGAGGTGATTGACATATTTGGTAACCAAAATCCATATCCCGAAGGCATTGCCAAACTTAAAATT ATGACCATGATCATTAATGAAACTCTAAGATTGTATAGCCAACCAAGTGGCATGATGAGAAAAGTTGAAAAAGAAGTTCGCTTGGGAAAGCTAGTCTTGCCTGCAAATATAGATCTTCAGATTGCAAGTATTGCATTTCATTGTAGCCCTCAATTATGGGGAGATGACGTGCATCTTTTTAAACCAGAGAGATTCGCCAAAGGAGTTGCCAAAGCTACTAATTACAATGCTGCTGCATTTTTTCCTTTCGGATTGGGACCTCGATCTTGTGTCGGTATGACTTTCGCAACCACGGAAGCAAAGATTGCTCTCTCCATGATTCTACAACGTTATAGCTTTACCCTCTCTCCTACTTATGTCCACTCACCGATAA
- the LOC108475718 gene encoding PLASMODESMATA CALLOSE-BINDING PROTEIN 1-like, with translation MAIPVLKLVLLLLPLLINVFSFVQGQTWCVARSDASSQALQNALDYACASGADCTPIQSNGLCFLPNTIQAHASYAYNSYYQRRAKAPGSCDFAGTATVAKTDPSYGSCMYPSPQSTSRGTAMPKPGSWNNPNVPTTTTTPINGGGGGPGLNYPGFSPPFLSRASFDSTVNTSSMSIMLLLVLSFILHPIWSFLNLDA, from the exons ATGGCAATACCAGTCTTAAAGCTAGTATTGTTGCTCCTCCCATTGCTAATAAACGTCTTCTCGTTTGTTCAAGGCCAAACCTGGTGTGTGGCTCGAAGTGATGCCAGTAGCCAAGCTCTACAAAATGCACTAGACTATGCATGTGCCTCTGGTGCAGACTGCACCCCTATACAATCAAATGGCCTTTGTTTCCTTCCAAATACAATCCAAGCTCATGCTTCCTATGCTTATAATAGCTACTATCAACGTAGGGCAAAGGCACCTGGTTCTTGTGACTTTGCTGGCACTGCCACTGTTGCTAAAACTGATCCCA GTTATGGATCTTGCATGTACCCATCTCCTCAAAG CACATCCAGAGGGACAGCTATGCCGAAACCAGGGTCGTGGAACAATCCGAATGTGCCAACTACGACAACCACACCAATCAATGGCGGAGGTGGCGGTCCGGGGCTCAATTACCCTGGATTCAGCCCTCCATTTCTCTCTAGAGCTTCATTTGATAGTACAGTCAACACAAGCTCAATGTCTATCATGCTCTTACTTGTTCTATCATTTATTTTGCATCCAATATGGAGCTTTTTAAACCTTGATGCATGA
- the LOC108484035 gene encoding dol-P-Man:Man(6)GlcNAc(2)-PP-Dol alpha-1,2-mannosyltransferase-like isoform X1 produces MGLTTSTSVSSLLCFSWEFCQIARKKYAPDLFIVISPLYICLAFMSLQPHKEERFLYPIYPLVCVAASAVIESFTDLFRDKYNPYDNSIIVMMAKFLRPVALSLILCASHSHTFSLINGYAAPMEVYKILEHHDDAGTGDRDSV; encoded by the exons ATGGgtttaacaacttcaacttctgTTTCATCCTTGCTTTGCTTTTCCTGGGAATTCTGCCAAATTGCAAGAAAAAAGTATGCCCCTGACTTGTTTATTGTAATCTCTCCTCTTTATATATGTCTAGCATTTATGTCTCTGCAGCCGCACAAAGAAGAAAG ATTCCTTTATCCCATATACCCTCTTGTTTGTGTTGCTGCTTCTGCTGTCATTGAGAGTTTTACTGATCTTTTCCGAGACAAATATAATCCCTACGATAATTCTATTATAGTTATG ATGGCCAAATTTCTTAGACCTGTGGCCCTGAGCCTCATATTATGTGCCTCACATTCACATACATTCTCATTGATCAATGGCTATGCTGCTCCAATGGAGGTTTACAAGATCTTGGAGCACCATGATGATGCAGGAACTG GTGACCGAGATTCCgtttaa
- the LOC108484035 gene encoding dol-P-Man:Man(6)GlcNAc(2)-PP-Dol alpha-1,2-mannosyltransferase-like isoform X4 yields the protein MGLTTSTSVSSLLCFSWEFCQIARKKFLYPIYPLVCVAASAVIESFTDLFRDKYNPYDNSIIVMMAKFLRPVALSLILCASHSHTFSLINGYAAPMEVYKILEHHDDAGTGDRDSV from the exons ATGGgtttaacaacttcaacttctgTTTCATCCTTGCTTTGCTTTTCCTGGGAATTCTGCCAAATTGCAAGAAAAAA ATTCCTTTATCCCATATACCCTCTTGTTTGTGTTGCTGCTTCTGCTGTCATTGAGAGTTTTACTGATCTTTTCCGAGACAAATATAATCCCTACGATAATTCTATTATAGTTATG ATGGCCAAATTTCTTAGACCTGTGGCCCTGAGCCTCATATTATGTGCCTCACATTCACATACATTCTCATTGATCAATGGCTATGCTGCTCCAATGGAGGTTTACAAGATCTTGGAGCACCATGATGATGCAGGAACTG GTGACCGAGATTCCgtttaa
- the LOC108484035 gene encoding dol-P-Man:Man(6)GlcNAc(2)-PP-Dol alpha-1,2-mannosyltransferase-like isoform X3 produces MGLTTSTSVSSLLCFSWEFCQIARKKYAPDLFIVISPLYICLAFMSLQPHKEERFLYPIYPLVCVAASAVIESFTDLFRDKYNPYDNSIIVMMAKFLRPVALSLILCASHSHTFSLINGYAAPMEVYKILEHHDDAGTVR; encoded by the exons ATGGgtttaacaacttcaacttctgTTTCATCCTTGCTTTGCTTTTCCTGGGAATTCTGCCAAATTGCAAGAAAAAAGTATGCCCCTGACTTGTTTATTGTAATCTCTCCTCTTTATATATGTCTAGCATTTATGTCTCTGCAGCCGCACAAAGAAGAAAG ATTCCTTTATCCCATATACCCTCTTGTTTGTGTTGCTGCTTCTGCTGTCATTGAGAGTTTTACTGATCTTTTCCGAGACAAATATAATCCCTACGATAATTCTATTATAGTTATG ATGGCCAAATTTCTTAGACCTGTGGCCCTGAGCCTCATATTATGTGCCTCACATTCACATACATTCTCATTGATCAATGGCTATGCTGCTCCAATGGAGGTTTACAAGATCTTGGAGCACCATGATGATGCAGGAACTG TCAGGTGA
- the LOC108484035 gene encoding dol-P-Man:Man(6)GlcNAc(2)-PP-Dol alpha-1,2-mannosyltransferase-like isoform X2 — protein sequence MGLTTSTSVSSLLCFSWEFCQIARKKYAPDLFIVISPLYICLAFMSLQPHKEERFLYPIYPLVCVAASAVIESFTDLFRDKYNPYDNSIIVMMAKFLRPVALSLILCASHSHTFSLINGYAAPMEVYKILEHHDDAGTVLEN from the exons ATGGgtttaacaacttcaacttctgTTTCATCCTTGCTTTGCTTTTCCTGGGAATTCTGCCAAATTGCAAGAAAAAAGTATGCCCCTGACTTGTTTATTGTAATCTCTCCTCTTTATATATGTCTAGCATTTATGTCTCTGCAGCCGCACAAAGAAGAAAG ATTCCTTTATCCCATATACCCTCTTGTTTGTGTTGCTGCTTCTGCTGTCATTGAGAGTTTTACTGATCTTTTCCGAGACAAATATAATCCCTACGATAATTCTATTATAGTTATG ATGGCCAAATTTCTTAGACCTGTGGCCCTGAGCCTCATATTATGTGCCTCACATTCACATACATTCTCATTGATCAATGGCTATGCTGCTCCAATGGAGGTTTACAAGATCTTGGAGCACCATGATGATGCAGGAACTG TGCTTGAAAATTAA